Proteins from one Pectinophora gossypiella chromosome 19, ilPecGoss1.1, whole genome shotgun sequence genomic window:
- the LOC126375702 gene encoding uncharacterized protein LOC126375702 — protein sequence MDTFMEFYFDEVFNNLDRDCLSERFKRRELVEYFNSVIAGCAKGQEKTDDATCKNFVLSALRYHNSCKSNNGDVCLMGKYHNLLYIAMKLAFDWSLQDNGVVAALLDEMYFCEKTFERIFLGAIFGTSAPHFLAGWKSDFIDKEENIHALVFFLDHATNANLEYKEGDKTYRFIDVPLESCGMASPVRVVIQMGAAEMLMILLRFGARITVQDNIATNPVESILDRLKEYNRKYPYELVTCLKLALRAVPHVNFTVNKKQYQDLELPDDYNYQRKVALEKYGEILQDHLVPTSRCGLKPVELKHLCRCQVRQMLWSNFELPFGIPKLPIPVSLQRYLDLFED from the exons ATGGATACTTTCATGGAGTTTTATTTTGACGAAGTTTTCAACAATTTGGATCGTGACTGTTTGAGTGAGAGGTTTAAACGGAGAGAACTCGTCGAATATTTCAATTCTGTCATTGCTGGATGTGCTAAAG GTCAAGAGAAAACCGATGACGCGACCTGCAAGAACTTCGTGTTATCAGCTCTAAGATATCACAACAGCTGTAAGTCTAACAATGGGGACGTCTGCCTGATGGGGAAGTACCATAACCTGCTGTACATTGCCATGAAGTTAGCCTTTGACTGGAGTCTCCAAGACAATGGGGTTGTGGCCGCTTTGCTGGATGAGATGTATTTCTGTGAGAAGACCTTCGAGAGGATATTTCTGG GGGCAATATTTGGGACATCGGCACCTCATTTCTTGGCCGGTTGGAAATCTGACTTTATAGATAAAGAAGAGAATATACATGCACTGGTTTTCTTCTTAGATCACGCTACCAACGCCAACTTGGAATATAAAGAAGGGGACAAGACGTACAGGTTTATAGATGTCCCTTTAGAAAGTTGTGGCATGGCATCGCCTGTGCGAGTCGTCATACAAATGGGAGCAGCAGAAATGCTAATGATTTTACTCAGATTTGGAGCAAGAATTACAGTACAAGACAACATTGCTACCAATCCTGTTGAATCTATACTAGACAGGCttaaagaatataatagaaaatatCCGTACGAACTTGTTACATGCCTCAAATTAGCTTTAAGAGCGGTGCCTCATGTAAATTTTACAGTGAACAAGAAACAATATCAGGATTTAGAATTGCCTGACGATTACAACTATCAAAGGAAAGTTGCTTTGGAGAAGTATGGGGAAATATTACAAGATCATCTAGTACCTACTTCTAGATGTGGCCTAAAACCCGTGGAGTTGAAACACCTCTGTAGATGTCAAGTAAGACAGATGCTATGGAGTAATTTTGAACTGCCGTTTGGGATACCAAAACTGCCTATTCCTGTATCGCTGCAAAGGTATTTAGATTTGTTTGAAGATTAA